A segment of the Streptomyces sp. Tu 2975 genome:
CGGTGCGGGCGGCCAGCCACAGTTCGAGACCCGCGAGGAAGTACGGGCCCGACATCGCAGCGCGGAGCAGCGCAAGGCCCTTCCGCGGGTTCCCGGAGCCGCGGGTCTCGCGGCGGATGTGCGTGAGGCGTAGCTCGGCGACCCGGTGGATCGCGGCGGCGAGCAGGTCGGCCTTGGAGGCGAAGTGGTGCAGAAGGGCGCCCCGGGAGACGCCTGCCCGCTCCTGAACGCGGTGCGTGCTGGTGCCTGCGAAGCCGTACTCGACCAGACAGTCGATCGTGGCGTCGAGCAGGCGTTGCCGCGTTTCCTCCCGGCGTTGCTCCTGGGTGCGTCGGGTGGCTGG
Coding sequences within it:
- a CDS encoding TetR/AcrR family transcriptional regulator; translated protein: MPAAPATRRTQEQRREETRQRLLDATIDCLVEYGFAGTSTHRVQERAGVSRGALLHHFASKADLLAAAIHRVAELRLTHIRRETRGSGNPRKGLALLRAAMSGPYFLAGLELWLAARTDPELKAALLPAEREVGAAQRAVLADIFGPEVVAREDFAMLCESLLVLHRGLALTGVLREDTAFDDELLLLWAERFLAAGP